The proteins below come from a single Oncorhynchus kisutch isolate 150728-3 unplaced genomic scaffold, Okis_V2 scaffold3334, whole genome shotgun sequence genomic window:
- the LOC109876485 gene encoding AP-3 complex subunit sigma-2 isoform X3: MIKAILIFNNHGKPRLIRFYEYFAEDVQQQIIRETFHLVSKRDDNVCNFLEGGSLIGGSDYKLIYRHYATLYFVFCVDSSESELGILDLIQVFVETLDKCFENVCELDLIFHMDKVHFILQEVVMGGMVLETNMNEIVGQVELQNRMEKSEGGFSAAPARAVSAVKNINLPEMPRNINIGDINIKVPSLSPF, translated from the exons ATGATTAAAGCTATTTTAATATTTAACAACCATGGGAAACCACGACTCATCAGATTTTATGAATATTTT GCTGAAGATGTGCAGCAGCAGATCATTCGAGAGACTTTCCATCTGGTGTCGAAGAGGGACGACAACGTCTGCAACTTCTTGGAGGGGGGAAG TTTGATCGGTGGCTCGGACTACAAGTTGATCTACCGGCACTACGCAACACTGTACTTTGTGTTCTGTGTGGActcctctgagagtgagctcGGTATTCTGGATCTAATACAG GTGTTTGTGGAAACTCTGGACAAATGCTTTGAGAACGTCTGTGAGCTGGACCTCATTTTCCACATGGATAAG GTCCACTTCATCCTTCAGGAGGTGGTGATGGGGGGGATGGTGCTGGAGACCAACATGAATGAGATCGTGGGCCAGGTAGAGCTGCAGAACCGCATGGAGAAATCAGAG GGGGGCTTCTCTGCAGCGCCGGCGCGGGCTGTCTCCGCCGTCAAGAACATCAACCTCCCAGAAATGCCTCGCAACATCAACATCGGAGACATCAATATCAAAGTGCCCAGCCTCTCTCCTTTCTGA
- the LOC109876485 gene encoding AP-3 complex subunit sigma-2 isoform X4 produces the protein MIKAILIFNNHGKPRLIRFYEYFAEDVQQQIIRETFHLVSKRDDNVCNFLEGGSLIGGSDYKLIYRHYATLYFVFCVDSSESELGILDLIQVFVETLDKCFENVCELDLIFHMDKVHFILQEVVMGGMVLETNMNEIVGQVELQNRMEKSEVHRQANS, from the exons ATGATTAAAGCTATTTTAATATTTAACAACCATGGGAAACCACGACTCATCAGATTTTATGAATATTTT GCTGAAGATGTGCAGCAGCAGATCATTCGAGAGACTTTCCATCTGGTGTCGAAGAGGGACGACAACGTCTGCAACTTCTTGGAGGGGGGAAG TTTGATCGGTGGCTCGGACTACAAGTTGATCTACCGGCACTACGCAACACTGTACTTTGTGTTCTGTGTGGActcctctgagagtgagctcGGTATTCTGGATCTAATACAG GTGTTTGTGGAAACTCTGGACAAATGCTTTGAGAACGTCTGTGAGCTGGACCTCATTTTCCACATGGATAAG GTCCACTTCATCCTTCAGGAGGTGGTGATGGGGGGGATGGTGCTGGAGACCAACATGAATGAGATCGTGGGCCAGGTAGAGCTGCAGAACCGCATGGAGAAATCAGAG